From Camelus dromedarius isolate mCamDro1 chromosome X, mCamDro1.pat, whole genome shotgun sequence, one genomic window encodes:
- the LOC116150730 gene encoding LOW QUALITY PROTEIN: melanoma-associated antigen 10-like (The sequence of the model RefSeq protein was modified relative to this genomic sequence to represent the inferred CDS: inserted 1 base in 1 codon): MGQEDLGQQFLKCGSQRDWGLGMTGGASGSQTTVHQEESPCEAEGTPEEETRVIMLPTPKHWCYTKCLHCMLQEGLQSESRVWSLLSALIPESQEEEASSFSSSSSSSSSSPSSPSSPCSSSSSPSSSSSSGSSCYFLIPSTIKEVSGAVGTPSLLQGSQRVCSSHIAMAVTPSIKSDQGSSSQDGKGPSTLQSLPVTGSLFKDAIEDKVADLVGFLLXQYHTKELITKVEMLIVIKDYQDHFPVILSQASECLQLVFGIDVKELDPISHSYVLVNTLGLTYNGMLSDDQSVPKTGLLINILSVIFMDGNCSPEENIWEVLSVMGLCAGRKHFIYGEPRELITKVWVQEGYLEYRQVANSDPARHEFLWGPRAHAETSKMKILELLAKINGTIPNAFPILYEDALRDEEKRSQARVAARASSRVRASGRVRATGRARARVTPNSFCRHK; encoded by the exons GTTCACAGACGACCGtccaccaggaggagagccccTGTGAGGCCGAGGGCACCCCTGAAGAGGAGACCA GAGTTATCATGCTTCCCACTCCAAAGCATTGGTGTTACACCAAGTGTTTGCATTGCATGCTTCAGGAAGGTCTTCAGTCTGAAAGCAGGGTGTGGAGCCTTTTGAGCGCACTCATTCCTGAGTCTCAGGAGGAGGAAGCCTcgtccttttcctcctcctcatcctcctcctcttcctccccttcctctccttcctccccctgttcctcctcttcttctccctcctcctcctcctcctccggctcctcctgtt ATTTTCTCATCCCAAGCACCATAAAGGAGGTTTCTGGTGCTGTTGGGACACCAAGTCTTCTCCAGGGTTCTCAGAGAGTCTGCTCCTCCCACATTGCCATGGCAGTCACACCATCAATCAAATCAGATCAGGGCTCCAGCAGCCAAGATGGGAAGGGCCCAAGCACTTTGCAGTCCCTGCCAGTCACTGGGTCCTTGTTTAAAGATGCCATAGAAGATAAGGTGGCTGATCTAGTGGGGTTCCTGC CTCAATATCACACAAAAGAGCTAATCACAAAAGTAGAAATGCTTATTGTAATCAAAGATTACCAGGACCACTTCCCTGTGATCCTCAGCCAAGCCTCTGAGTGCCTCCAGCTGGTCTTTGGCATTGATGTGAAAGAATTGGACCCCATCAGCCACTCTTATGTCCTGGTCAACACCTTGGGCCTCACCTACAATGGGATGCTGAGTGATGACCAAAGTGTACCCAAGACTGGCCTCCTTATAAATATCTTGAGTGTGATCTTCATGGATGGCAACTGTTCCCCTGAGGAGAACATCTGGGAAGTGCTGAGTGTGATGGGGCTCTGTGCTGGGAGGAAGCACTTCATCTATGGGGAGCCCAGGGAACTCATCACCAAAGTGTGGGTGCAGGAGGGGTACCTGGAGTACCGGCAGGTGGCCAACAGCGATCCCGCTCGCCACGAGTTCCTGTGGGGTCCCCGGGCCCACGCAGAGACCAGCAAGATGAAAATCCTAGAGCTTTTGGCCAAAATAAATGGTACCATCCCCAATGCCTTTCCTATCTTGTATGAGGATGCTTTGAGAGATGAGGAAAAGAGATCTCAAGCCAGAGTTGCAGCCAGGGCCAGTAGTAGGGTCAGGGCCAGTGGTAGGGTCAGAGCCACTGGTagggccagggccagggtcaCACCCAACAGCTTCTGTCGCCACAAGTGA